A DNA window from Amycolatopsis sp. DSM 110486 contains the following coding sequences:
- a CDS encoding nitroreductase family deazaflavin-dependent oxidoreductase has product MRNPLEPFARKLGTRPFVMTLSRGIIWTDQKLHRFFGGRVSLVGIAGLPSLRLTTTGRKSGLPRSTNLLYFPHGDDFVLTGSNWGRPNNPAWTYNLRADPKATVGIRARVVEVKARELEGAEYDRMWSELLAFWPGYEMERVAAGRPLPVFVLSRK; this is encoded by the coding sequence GTGCGTAACCCCCTCGAGCCCTTCGCTCGCAAGCTCGGCACCAGGCCCTTCGTGATGACGCTGTCGCGCGGCATCATCTGGACCGACCAGAAGCTGCACCGCTTCTTCGGCGGGCGGGTGAGCCTGGTCGGCATCGCGGGCCTGCCGTCGCTGCGGCTGACCACGACCGGGCGCAAGAGCGGGCTGCCGCGCAGCACGAATCTGCTGTACTTCCCGCACGGCGACGACTTCGTGCTCACGGGCTCGAACTGGGGCCGGCCGAACAACCCGGCCTGGACCTACAACCTGCGCGCGGATCCCAAAGCGACAGTCGGGATCCGCGCGCGGGTCGTGGAGGTCAAGGCCCGGGAGCTCGAAGGCGCGGAGTACGACAGGATGTGGTCCGAGCTGCTCGCGTTCTGGCCGGGCTACGAGATGGAACGCGTCGCGGCCGGGCGGCCGTTGCCGGTGTTCGTGTTGTCGCGAAAGTGA
- the egtD gene encoding L-histidine N(alpha)-methyltransferase: MTEVDLESHRRDVAGELRADVRAGLAAEQKWLPPKWFYDAEGSELFEKITELPEYYPTRSEREVLAARAGDVARLTDAHTLVELGSGSSEKTRLLLDALTEHGTLESFVPLDVSESALAEAAEAIAADYPKLEVRGVVGDFTQHLNLLPGTSPRVVAFLGGTIGNFLPDERAVFLRSVRDVLDEGEWLLLGTDLVKDRETLERAYDDAAGVTAAFNGNVLRVINSRLGANFDLDTFEHVSHWNAEDEWIEMWLRARHEVTVDIPGADLQVRFAAGEHIRTEISAKFRRTGVEAELAAAGFAVERWWTDSQERFGVSLARSVRA, from the coding sequence ATGACGGAAGTGGATCTCGAAAGCCATCGCCGCGACGTCGCGGGCGAGCTTCGCGCGGACGTGCGAGCGGGCCTGGCGGCGGAGCAGAAGTGGTTGCCGCCCAAGTGGTTCTACGACGCCGAGGGCAGCGAGCTGTTCGAGAAGATCACCGAGCTGCCCGAGTACTACCCGACCCGGAGCGAGCGTGAGGTGCTCGCCGCGCGCGCCGGTGACGTCGCTCGGCTCACCGACGCGCACACGCTCGTCGAGCTCGGTTCCGGGTCCAGCGAGAAGACGCGGCTGCTGCTCGACGCGTTGACCGAGCACGGCACGCTCGAGTCGTTCGTGCCCCTGGACGTCTCGGAGTCGGCGCTGGCCGAAGCCGCCGAAGCGATCGCGGCGGACTACCCGAAGCTGGAGGTGCGCGGCGTCGTCGGCGACTTCACCCAGCACCTGAACCTGCTGCCGGGCACCTCGCCGCGCGTGGTGGCGTTCCTCGGCGGGACGATCGGCAACTTCCTGCCCGACGAGCGCGCCGTGTTCCTGCGCTCGGTGCGCGACGTGCTCGACGAGGGCGAGTGGCTCCTGCTGGGCACCGACCTGGTGAAGGACCGCGAAACACTGGAGCGCGCCTACGACGACGCGGCCGGGGTCACCGCCGCCTTCAACGGCAACGTGCTCCGGGTCATCAACTCCCGGCTGGGGGCGAACTTCGACCTCGACACCTTCGAGCACGTTTCGCACTGGAACGCCGAGGACGAGTGGATCGAGATGTGGCTGCGCGCGCGGCACGAGGTCACCGTCGACATCCCGGGCGCCGACCTGCAGGTGCGTTTCGCCGCGGGCGAGCACATCCGCACGGAGATCTCCGCGAAGTTCCGCCGCACGGGCGTCGAGGCGGAGCTGGCCGCCGCCGGTTTCGCCGTCGAGCGCTGGTGGACGGACTCCCAGGAGCGGTTCGGGGTGAGTTTGGCAAGATCTGTACGTGCGTAA
- the egtC gene encoding ergothioneine biosynthesis protein EgtC, which translates to MCRHLAYLGAPISPAELVFAAPHALLVQSYAPLDMRGGGSVNADGFGLGWYPEPGGAPQRYRRASPLWTDQTLPALAASVSTTAFVAAVRNGTTGMPVTEAAAAPFTDGRWLFSHNGVVRGWPGSMAGLAKTLDVTELLTLEAPTDAALLWALLRARLRDGADPLAAVTDLIAEVEAVAPGSRLNFLLTDGTTLIGTTWTHALSVRSMTGGVVLASEPCDPDPAWTPVPDHHAVRVTAAGVELLPLTLDRSTTS; encoded by the coding sequence ATGTGCCGGCACCTCGCGTACCTCGGCGCGCCGATCTCGCCCGCCGAGCTCGTGTTCGCGGCGCCCCACGCGCTGCTCGTGCAGTCGTACGCGCCGCTCGACATGCGCGGCGGCGGCTCGGTCAACGCCGACGGTTTCGGCCTCGGCTGGTACCCCGAGCCCGGAGGCGCGCCGCAGCGCTACCGGCGCGCGTCTCCACTGTGGACGGACCAGACGCTGCCCGCGCTGGCCGCCTCGGTCTCGACCACGGCGTTCGTCGCCGCGGTCCGCAACGGCACCACCGGGATGCCGGTGACCGAGGCGGCCGCGGCGCCGTTCACCGACGGGCGGTGGCTGTTCAGCCACAACGGCGTGGTCCGCGGCTGGCCCGGTTCGATGGCCGGGCTGGCGAAGACCCTCGACGTCACCGAGCTGCTCACACTCGAGGCGCCGACCGACGCGGCGCTGCTGTGGGCGCTGCTGCGCGCCCGGCTTCGGGACGGAGCCGACCCGCTGGCCGCGGTCACCGACCTGATCGCCGAGGTCGAGGCCGTGGCCCCGGGTTCGCGGCTGAACTTCCTGCTGACCGACGGCACCACGCTGATCGGCACCACGTGGACGCACGCGCTGTCGGTGCGGTCCATGACCGGCGGTGTGGTGCTGGCGTCCGAGCCGTGTGACCCGGACCCGGCCTGGACCCCCGTTCCCGACCACCACGCCGTGCGCGTCACCGCGGCCGGCGTCGAACTCCTTCCCTTGACCCTGGATCGGAGCACCACCTCATGA
- the egtB gene encoding ergothioneine biosynthesis protein EgtB, whose product MSVTPEHNPLLELSPQNLRAHAAEALTRARARSVVLTDAVDDEDLVRQHSKLMSPLVWDLAHIGSQEELWLVRDVGGREPLRPDIDDLYDAFQHARADRPALPLLGPAEARAYVREVREKAFDVLETAPLDGSRLTESAFAFGMITQHEQQHDETMLATHQLRKGEPVLHAPEPPPARAGRLPAEVFVPAGRFTMGTTAEPWALDNERPAHEIDVPAYFLDTGAVTCGAYVEFLESGGYDERRFWSEPGWAYRQEHDITAPRFWHREPSGWWRTRFGVHEPVPVNEPVVHVSYYEAEAYAAWAGKRLPTEAEWEKAARHDPATGRSRRFPWGDEEPTAEHANLGQRHLRAAEAGAYPAGASPLGLHQLIGDVWEWTSTDLHGYPGFVAFPYREYSEVFFGPEYKVLRGGSFGTDSAAIRGTFRNWDYPIRRQIFSGFRCARDAQPGEVN is encoded by the coding sequence ATGAGCGTTACCCCGGAACACAACCCGCTGCTGGAGCTGAGCCCGCAGAACCTGCGGGCTCACGCGGCCGAGGCCCTCACCCGGGCGCGGGCGCGCAGCGTCGTCCTCACCGACGCCGTCGACGACGAGGACCTGGTCCGCCAGCACTCGAAGCTGATGTCGCCGCTGGTCTGGGACCTCGCGCACATCGGCAGCCAGGAAGAGCTGTGGCTGGTCCGCGACGTGGGCGGGCGCGAGCCGCTGCGCCCGGACATCGACGACCTCTACGACGCGTTCCAGCACGCGCGCGCCGACCGGCCGGCCCTGCCGCTGCTCGGCCCGGCCGAGGCCCGCGCCTACGTGCGTGAGGTCCGTGAGAAGGCGTTCGACGTGCTGGAGACCGCGCCGCTCGACGGCAGCCGGCTCACCGAGAGCGCGTTCGCGTTCGGCATGATCACCCAGCACGAGCAGCAGCACGACGAGACCATGCTGGCCACTCACCAGCTCCGCAAGGGCGAGCCGGTGCTGCACGCGCCGGAGCCGCCTCCCGCGCGGGCGGGCCGGCTGCCCGCCGAGGTCTTCGTGCCGGCCGGCCGCTTCACCATGGGCACCACGGCCGAGCCGTGGGCGCTGGACAACGAGCGCCCGGCCCACGAGATCGACGTGCCGGCGTACTTCCTCGACACCGGCGCGGTCACGTGCGGGGCCTACGTCGAGTTCCTCGAGTCCGGTGGCTACGACGAGCGGCGGTTCTGGAGCGAGCCCGGCTGGGCGTATCGGCAGGAGCACGACATCACGGCGCCGCGCTTCTGGCACCGCGAGCCGAGCGGCTGGTGGCGCACGCGGTTCGGCGTGCACGAGCCGGTGCCCGTGAACGAGCCCGTGGTGCACGTGTCGTACTACGAGGCCGAGGCGTACGCCGCGTGGGCGGGCAAGCGGCTGCCCACCGAGGCGGAGTGGGAGAAGGCCGCGCGCCACGACCCGGCGACGGGCCGTTCGCGGCGCTTCCCCTGGGGCGACGAGGAACCGACGGCCGAGCACGCCAACCTCGGGCAGCGCCACCTGCGCGCGGCCGAGGCCGGCGCATACCCGGCCGGGGCGTCGCCGCTGGGCTTGCACCAGCTGATCGGCGACGTGTGGGAGTGGACGAGCACCGACCTCCACGGCTACCCGGGGTTCGTGGCGTTCCCGTACCGGGAGTACTCGGAGGTGTTCTTCGGCCCGGAGTACAAGGTGCTGCGCGGGGGTTCGTTCGGCACCGACTCGGCGGCGATCCGCGGCACGTTCCGCAACTGGGACTACCCGATCCGGCGGCAGATCTTCTCCGGCTTCCGCTGCGCCCGTGACGCCCAGCCCGGCGAGGTGAACTGA
- a CDS encoding glutamate-cysteine ligase family protein, with translation MTAVHDFPEKSGSASNLTARVLSDRAAGEAYVASVCFKHGPPRLLGVELEFTVHHAEDPARPLDPDVLATALGPHTPRTLRPDSPATPLPAGSPVSLEPGCQVEISALPQASLPDLLAVVSADLSHLASLLARHGLVLGESGIDAHRPPRRALRTPRYAAMERRFEPIGEGGITMMCSTAGLQICVDTGEADQIAARWEAAHVMGPPLLAVFANSRVHAGRDTGLESARWLAVLETEPVRTHSAEPGPDPAADWGRRMMDTPLMVLPRGERPWDAPDGLTFADWIDGRGAAGVLRRPTAEDLDYHLTTMFTPVRPHGYLEIRYLDAQPPGEWLPPVALVWALLARPSTVDEVRRLCAPVAGRWVDAAARGLADDAIAAVARKLVELGIAELPATGLPAATITEITESVRTRVNGSRSQER, from the coding sequence ATGACTGCGGTGCACGATTTTCCGGAGAAGTCCGGAAGTGCGTCGAACCTCACCGCGCGGGTGCTTTCGGACCGCGCGGCCGGGGAGGCGTACGTCGCCTCGGTGTGTTTCAAGCACGGCCCACCGAGACTGCTGGGCGTGGAACTCGAGTTCACGGTGCACCACGCCGAGGACCCGGCCCGCCCGCTCGACCCCGATGTCCTGGCCACGGCGCTGGGCCCGCACACCCCGCGGACACTGCGCCCCGACAGTCCGGCCACCCCGCTACCGGCAGGCTCTCCCGTGAGCCTCGAGCCCGGGTGCCAGGTGGAGATCTCCGCTCTTCCTCAGGCCTCGCTGCCAGATCTGCTCGCAGTCGTCTCGGCCGACCTCTCCCATCTCGCCAGCCTGCTGGCCCGGCACGGACTCGTGCTCGGCGAGTCGGGCATCGACGCCCACCGTCCGCCCCGGCGCGCCCTGCGCACTCCTCGCTACGCCGCGATGGAGCGCCGGTTCGAGCCGATCGGCGAAGGCGGGATCACCATGATGTGCAGCACCGCCGGGCTGCAGATCTGTGTGGACACAGGGGAAGCAGACCAGATCGCGGCGCGCTGGGAGGCGGCCCACGTGATGGGGCCGCCGCTGCTCGCCGTGTTCGCCAACTCCCGGGTGCACGCCGGTCGCGACACCGGCCTCGAGTCCGCGCGCTGGCTCGCGGTGCTCGAGACCGAACCGGTTCGGACCCATTCGGCCGAGCCTGGTCCAGACCCCGCCGCCGACTGGGGCCGGCGGATGATGGACACGCCGTTGATGGTGCTGCCCCGCGGCGAGCGGCCGTGGGACGCGCCGGACGGGCTCACGTTCGCCGACTGGATCGACGGCCGCGGTGCGGCCGGGGTGCTGCGCCGCCCGACGGCGGAGGACCTCGACTACCACCTCACCACGATGTTCACCCCGGTGCGGCCCCACGGGTACCTGGAGATCCGGTACCTCGACGCCCAGCCGCCCGGCGAGTGGCTGCCCCCGGTCGCCCTCGTCTGGGCCCTGCTCGCCCGTCCGTCCACAGTGGACGAGGTGCGCCGGTTGTGCGCGCCGGTGGCGGGCCGCTGGGTCGACGCCGCGGCCCGGGGTCTTGCCGACGACGCCATCGCCGCCGTCGCGCGCAAGCTCGTGGAGCTCGGCATCGCCGAGCTGCCCGCCACGGGCCTGCCGGCCGCAACCATCACGGAGATCACCGAGAGCGTGCGCACACGCGTGAACGGATCGAGGAGTCAGGAGCGATGA
- a CDS encoding LysR family transcriptional regulator — MELSLHRLRMLRELRRRGTVTAAAVSLHYTASAVSQQLAQLERDVGAKLFERLGRRVQLTELGVLLTEHAEEILGSVERATLALEEAQGSMSARLTAGVWASVASGLLPTALTALAAEYPGIQLKTRELAPEDTAEAVRDGTLDLSFVIDYSDAPTRWDNGLERAVVAIERLHAAVPAGAFPTGSVSLDELAEHPWILASPKSHFGRAMRMACHRHGFSPKINHEVEEQSTAMAMVGAGLGVTLVSDLGLRLLRPPGIDVVTLTTPLLRTVSIAYRRTEIRRPALHLVIGAVQSAAAELGLGTEPALP; from the coding sequence ATGGAGCTTTCGTTGCACCGCCTGCGGATGCTCCGGGAGCTGCGGCGCCGGGGGACGGTCACCGCTGCCGCGGTGTCGCTGCACTACACGGCTTCGGCCGTGTCGCAGCAGCTGGCGCAGCTCGAACGGGACGTGGGCGCGAAGTTGTTCGAACGGCTGGGCCGGCGTGTGCAGCTGACCGAGCTCGGCGTGCTGCTGACCGAGCACGCCGAGGAGATCCTGGGCTCGGTCGAGCGCGCGACGCTGGCGCTGGAGGAAGCACAGGGCTCGATGTCGGCGCGCCTCACCGCCGGGGTGTGGGCGTCGGTGGCGTCCGGCCTGCTGCCCACCGCGCTCACCGCGCTCGCCGCCGAGTACCCCGGGATCCAGCTGAAGACGCGGGAGCTGGCCCCCGAGGACACCGCGGAGGCGGTGCGCGACGGCACGCTCGACCTGTCGTTCGTGATCGACTATTCCGACGCGCCGACGCGGTGGGACAACGGGCTGGAACGCGCGGTGGTGGCCATCGAACGCCTGCACGCCGCGGTGCCGGCGGGCGCGTTCCCCACCGGTTCGGTGTCGCTCGACGAGCTGGCCGAGCACCCGTGGATCCTCGCGAGCCCGAAGTCGCACTTCGGCCGTGCGATGCGCATGGCGTGCCACCGCCACGGCTTCTCGCCGAAGATCAACCACGAGGTCGAGGAGCAGTCGACGGCCATGGCCATGGTGGGCGCCGGCCTCGGGGTCACGCTCGTGTCCGACCTCGGGCTGCGGCTGCTGCGGCCGCCGGGCATCGACGTGGTCACGCTGACGACTCCGCTGCTGCGCACGGTGTCGATCGCCTACCGGCGCACCGAGATCCGCCGCCCGGCGTTGCACCTCGTGATCGGGGCCGTGCAGTCCGCGGCCGCGGAGCTCGGATTGGGCACCGAACCTGCCCTGCCCTGA
- a CDS encoding Glu/Leu/Phe/Val dehydrogenase dimerization domain-containing protein, producing the protein MLSPNAEPLMRLTWTDPITGAHGYLVVHSLVSGVATGGTRMRAGCTMGEVEDLARGMANKTATFNLPVGGAKGGIDFDPKDPRAFSVLTRFCEFLRPWLDASWVTAEDLGVPQHLIDSVFEKLGLQQSYHAAIHRSADPGRTLRRVQAGLNAPVPGGLLLGDVIGGYGVAQACLGAASAWGWDAAETTVAIQGIGTMGGGAAWYLHEAGVKVVAVADAAGTLYDPEGLDVPALLDLRDRFGEVDRSRLPEGVRTLPREAVVATDADILVPAAISYALRVDNENLVKAKVVVEAANAATTPEAEASLSARGVAVIPDFVANAGAAAWAWWLLLGEVGADPADSFLRLRTEMQAKVALLLAEWNLDRVPPRVTGLQLAETTRAARAAEAQANEGAPALLIP; encoded by the coding sequence ATGCTTTCGCCGAACGCCGAACCGTTGATGAGGCTGACGTGGACCGACCCCATCACCGGCGCGCACGGCTACCTGGTCGTGCACAGCCTGGTGTCCGGCGTCGCCACGGGCGGCACGCGAATGCGGGCGGGCTGCACGATGGGCGAGGTCGAGGACCTCGCCCGCGGGATGGCGAACAAGACGGCCACGTTCAACCTCCCCGTCGGCGGTGCCAAGGGCGGCATCGACTTCGACCCCAAGGACCCGCGGGCGTTCAGCGTGCTCACGCGGTTCTGCGAGTTCCTGCGCCCGTGGCTCGACGCCAGCTGGGTGACCGCCGAGGACCTCGGCGTGCCACAGCACCTCATCGACTCCGTGTTCGAGAAGCTCGGGCTGCAGCAGTCCTACCACGCCGCGATCCACCGTTCGGCCGATCCCGGGCGCACGCTGCGGCGCGTGCAGGCCGGGCTCAACGCGCCCGTGCCCGGCGGGCTCCTGCTGGGTGACGTGATCGGCGGCTACGGCGTGGCGCAGGCCTGCCTGGGCGCCGCCTCGGCGTGGGGCTGGGACGCGGCCGAAACGACCGTCGCGATCCAGGGCATCGGCACCATGGGCGGCGGGGCCGCGTGGTACCTGCACGAAGCCGGCGTGAAGGTCGTCGCCGTGGCCGACGCGGCGGGCACGCTCTACGACCCCGAGGGCCTCGACGTGCCGGCGCTGCTCGACCTGCGCGACCGCTTCGGCGAGGTGGACCGTTCGCGGCTGCCCGAAGGCGTCCGCACCCTGCCACGCGAGGCGGTCGTGGCGACCGACGCCGACATCCTCGTGCCGGCCGCGATCTCCTACGCGCTGCGCGTGGACAACGAGAACCTCGTGAAGGCCAAGGTCGTGGTGGAAGCCGCGAACGCGGCGACGACGCCCGAGGCCGAGGCCTCGCTGTCCGCACGGGGTGTCGCGGTGATCCCGGACTTCGTCGCGAACGCGGGTGCCGCCGCGTGGGCGTGGTGGCTGCTGCTCGGCGAGGTGGGCGCCGACCCGGCCGACTCATTCCTTCGCCTGCGCACGGAGATGCAGGCGAAGGTGGCGCTGCTGCTGGCCGAGTGGAACCTCGACCGCGTGCCGCCGCGCGTGACCGGCCTGCAGCTGGCCGAGACCACCCGCGCCGCCCGGGCGGCTGAGGCGCAGGCGAACGAGGGTGCGCCTGCCCTTCTCATCCCGTAG
- the pip gene encoding prolyl aminopeptidase translates to MHPETTPYRTGMLDAGDGHAVYWEECGNPAGKPALVVHGGPGSGCLPAHRRFFDPDRYRVVLFDQRGCGRSTPYAGEPVADLSANTTPHLLADMELLRTTLGIDTWLLFGGSWGSALSLLYAERHPERVSELVLLGLATDRQAELDLLTRGLGAVFPAAFAKFRDGVPEAERDGDLARAYHRLLMDPDPAVHEAAARRWCEWEDAMLSIEPVASRFTDPAYRLAFARLVTHYFANGCFSEDGAILRDTHRLAGIPAALVQGSLDLGNLVGTPWLLERALPDAELLLVGDSGHTTATGSISEVLVGVLDRFARS, encoded by the coding sequence CTGCACCCCGAGACCACCCCGTACCGCACCGGAATGCTGGACGCCGGCGACGGCCACGCCGTGTACTGGGAGGAGTGCGGCAACCCCGCCGGAAAACCCGCCCTCGTCGTGCACGGCGGACCCGGCAGTGGCTGCCTGCCGGCGCACCGGCGGTTCTTCGACCCCGATCGCTACCGCGTGGTGCTGTTCGACCAGCGCGGCTGCGGGCGCAGCACGCCGTACGCGGGCGAGCCCGTCGCCGACCTCTCGGCCAACACCACCCCGCACCTGCTCGCCGACATGGAACTGCTGCGGACCACGCTCGGCATCGACACCTGGCTGCTGTTCGGTGGGTCCTGGGGGTCGGCGCTCTCGCTGCTGTACGCCGAACGTCACCCGGAGCGCGTCAGCGAGCTCGTGCTCCTCGGCTTGGCCACCGACCGGCAGGCCGAGCTGGACCTGCTCACGCGGGGGCTCGGCGCGGTGTTCCCGGCGGCGTTCGCGAAGTTCCGCGACGGCGTGCCGGAGGCCGAGCGCGACGGTGACCTGGCCCGCGCGTACCACCGGCTGCTGATGGATCCCGACCCCGCCGTCCACGAAGCCGCCGCCCGCCGCTGGTGCGAGTGGGAAGACGCGATGCTCTCGATCGAACCGGTGGCGTCGCGGTTCACCGACCCCGCGTACCGGCTGGCGTTCGCGCGGCTCGTCACGCACTACTTCGCCAACGGCTGCTTCAGTGAGGACGGCGCCATCCTGCGCGACACCCACCGGCTCGCGGGGATCCCGGCGGCGCTGGTCCAGGGCTCGCTCGATCTCGGCAACCTGGTCGGCACGCCGTGGCTGCTGGAACGGGCGCTGCCGGACGCGGAGCTCCTGCTCGTCGGCGACTCCGGGCACACCACGGCCACCGGCTCGATCAGCGAGGTCCTCGTCGGCGTGCTCGACCGGTTCGCCCGGTCCTGA
- a CDS encoding ESX secretion-associated protein EspG, producing the protein MTAVAGRVDVPLEALAALAEREQVGSLHVTLRPEPVWLSDLEREEAAKRIDDALAVAGLVDRRGRATVDFLDWLPLLSRPAEEYYGWVATGGRTYGVLVAASGLQAVLAVSDGEHVGVQEIDRQRLVETLVEQLPVVGAGGGVPRSVRVSDLADAARRGEDAYPLEPELADVVSLVRRPVHGSGELYVARRDEVGRRLCVDEPLHYADTDWGRYLSHTAGSGAEAVIHLGPAAPAQLCRALWELAADLL; encoded by the coding sequence GTGACGGCCGTGGCCGGACGGGTCGACGTACCGCTGGAAGCGCTCGCGGCGCTCGCCGAGCGCGAGCAGGTCGGGTCGTTGCACGTGACGCTGCGCCCCGAACCGGTGTGGCTGTCGGATCTCGAACGCGAGGAGGCCGCCAAGCGGATCGACGACGCGCTCGCCGTGGCCGGCCTCGTCGACCGGCGCGGCCGCGCCACCGTCGACTTCCTCGACTGGCTGCCGCTGCTGTCGCGGCCGGCGGAGGAGTACTACGGCTGGGTCGCCACGGGCGGGCGCACCTACGGCGTGCTCGTCGCCGCGAGCGGGCTGCAGGCGGTGCTCGCCGTGTCCGACGGTGAGCACGTTGGCGTGCAGGAGATCGACCGGCAGCGGCTGGTCGAGACCCTTGTGGAGCAGCTCCCGGTCGTCGGGGCCGGTGGCGGCGTCCCGCGTTCGGTCCGTGTCTCTGACCTCGCGGACGCCGCGCGCCGCGGCGAGGACGCGTACCCGCTCGAACCCGAGCTGGCCGACGTCGTCAGCCTGGTGCGGCGCCCGGTCCACGGCAGCGGTGAGCTGTACGTCGCCCGCCGCGACGAAGTCGGCCGCCGCCTGTGTGTGGACGAACCCCTGCACTACGCCGACACCGACTGGGGCCGCTACCTCAGCCACACCGCCGGCTCCGGCGCCGAAGCCGTGATCCACCTCGGCCCTGCCGCACCCGCACAGCTGTGCCGTGCGCTGTGGGAGCTGGCCGCGGACCTGCTCTGA
- a CDS encoding WXG100 family type VII secretion target: MDGKQIYENFRTGNTSGLRTAATQVQELSSAYLERAQSIKDLQDRMAKSWTGNGADAANAGAGPLEKAFADTADPLDMTNASVDMQASSFEDSSHAVVEVPPKPDKPSPWTTGLKAAIPIAGPFMAAHDQNSYQDKLNKYNAANDTNVRVMDQYNGVTTSTKSVLPTQYGTLESDGAAIRLSTPAPPGHVTVPGSLGSTTPGGTTGTGTAGQTPATGFHGTGEQVITGGHTGTGHTGGTGGTGHTGETGGTGGTRHPADTTTTQSSTGGTNTAVPPATSTWPDPTSSRGGTAFVPDTGQTPTSGPTGLIGGDPAGTAGRGASGGRFAGGTGGQAGAAEGRALRGGAAARSGVGGLNAVAAEEAAAARGAAGSRGTSMGPGGAAGRRGEEEEDAEHRRPDFLVEPDPDALFGTDQRTIPPVIGE; this comes from the coding sequence GTGGACGGCAAGCAGATCTACGAGAACTTCAGAACCGGCAACACCTCGGGGCTGCGGACCGCGGCCACGCAGGTGCAGGAGCTGTCGTCGGCATACCTGGAGCGGGCGCAGAGCATCAAGGACCTGCAGGACCGCATGGCGAAGTCGTGGACGGGCAACGGTGCCGACGCCGCCAACGCGGGCGCGGGCCCGCTGGAGAAGGCGTTCGCGGACACCGCGGACCCGCTCGACATGACCAACGCGTCGGTGGACATGCAGGCGAGCAGTTTCGAGGACTCGAGCCACGCCGTGGTCGAGGTGCCGCCGAAGCCGGACAAGCCGAGCCCGTGGACGACGGGGCTGAAGGCGGCGATCCCGATCGCGGGGCCGTTCATGGCGGCGCACGACCAGAACTCGTACCAGGACAAGCTGAACAAGTACAACGCCGCCAACGACACCAACGTGCGCGTGATGGACCAATACAACGGCGTCACGACGAGCACGAAGTCGGTGCTGCCGACGCAGTACGGCACGCTGGAGTCCGACGGCGCGGCGATCCGGCTGTCCACGCCGGCGCCGCCGGGGCACGTGACCGTCCCGGGGTCGCTCGGGAGCACCACGCCGGGCGGGACGACGGGGACCGGGACCGCCGGGCAGACCCCGGCCACCGGCTTCCACGGCACCGGCGAGCAGGTGATCACGGGCGGCCACACCGGCACCGGCCACACCGGCGGGACGGGCGGCACCGGCCACACCGGGGAAACCGGCGGGACCGGCGGTACGCGCCACCCGGCGGACACGACCACCACGCAGAGCAGCACCGGCGGCACGAACACCGCGGTCCCGCCGGCCACGTCGACGTGGCCGGACCCGACCTCGAGCCGGGGTGGCACGGCGTTCGTCCCGGACACCGGCCAGACCCCGACGTCCGGCCCGACCGGCCTCATCGGCGGCGACCCCGCAGGCACCGCGGGCCGAGGCGCGTCCGGCGGCCGGTTCGCGGGCGGCACGGGGGGCCAAGCCGGCGCGGCAGAAGGCCGCGCGCTGCGTGGCGGTGCCGCTGCGCGGTCCGGCGTCGGTGGTCTGAACGCCGTCGCGGCCGAAGAAGCCGCTGCCGCGCGGGGCGCCGCGGGGAGCCGCGGGACATCGATGGGACCGGGGGGTGCCGCCGGCCGCCGCGGGGAAGAGGAGGAGGACGCCGAGCACCGCCGTCCCGACTTCCTCGTCGAACCCGACCCCGACGCCCTCTTCGGCACCGATCAGCGGACGATCCCGCCGGTCATCGGCGAGTGA
- a CDS encoding DUF3558 domain-containing protein, whose protein sequence is MRGASARAAGCAALVVVAAVVAAGCSAPTAGTAQPAPSSASGTAPDSRAPKVTDPLDPAAYLGKPCALVPESVLAPLRYPAQGEATVSGPFAEAGPGCGWQIGAEGLSVQIIIGTGNRDQGMGGLAGIYRAKDAGQLGFVDPAPSVAGHPAVFSDLSDRRARGNCTLWVGLSDELAFATAAQGYQGEQDSCQVAETVAGAVVGTLKGA, encoded by the coding sequence ATGAGGGGAGCCAGCGCGAGGGCGGCGGGGTGCGCCGCGCTCGTGGTCGTGGCCGCCGTGGTGGCGGCCGGGTGTTCGGCACCCACCGCGGGCACCGCGCAGCCGGCTCCGAGCAGTGCCTCCGGCACCGCCCCCGATTCCCGTGCGCCGAAGGTGACGGACCCCCTCGATCCGGCCGCGTACCTGGGCAAACCTTGCGCGCTCGTGCCGGAGAGCGTGCTGGCCCCGCTGCGCTATCCGGCGCAGGGCGAAGCAACGGTGAGCGGGCCGTTCGCCGAGGCGGGGCCCGGCTGTGGCTGGCAGATCGGTGCCGAAGGGCTCAGCGTCCAGATCATCATCGGCACGGGGAACCGCGACCAGGGGATGGGCGGCCTCGCCGGTATCTACCGCGCGAAGGACGCGGGGCAACTGGGCTTCGTGGACCCCGCTCCCTCGGTGGCCGGTCACCCCGCGGTGTTCAGCGATCTCAGCGACCGCAGGGCTCGCGGGAACTGCACCCTCTGGGTGGGTCTCTCGGACGAGCTCGCCTTCGCCACGGCGGCCCAGGGTTATCAAGGCGAGCAGGATTCGTGCCAGGTCGCGGAAACCGTGGCAGGCGCCGTCGTCGGCACACTCAAGGGGGCTTAG